One region of Salvia miltiorrhiza cultivar Shanhuang (shh) chromosome 3, IMPLAD_Smil_shh, whole genome shotgun sequence genomic DNA includes:
- the LOC131016308 gene encoding calcium-transporting ATPase 12, plasma membrane-type produces the protein MSSKLKYSSKAAYYGSGIQSVLLAISTSPLTKSQRKWRVACIVIYVSLSMAKRVVSRKGKKLSTPLLPPPHTSILEIKAVLDDVEDGQVMDQKRLAEMVKAKKLDGFGGIAAIAKLLATNTESGINGDEEELTRRRVAFGSNTYERAKPKGLIHFVVEAFRDTTILILLACAALSLAFGIREHGGKEGWYEGGSIFVAVFLVVAVSAASNFRQERQFDKLSKISNNIKIGVVRQGRRQHVSIFDAVVGDVVFLNTGDQVPADGVFVDGHSFQVDESSMTGESEHVEVDSRRNPFLLSGSKVADGYGKMVVVSVGMDTAWGEMMSSITRDSNEQTPLQERLNRLTSTIGKLGLAVAFFVLLVMLVRYFTGNTQDENGRKEFNGVDTDLNDNFNSVLRIVSAAVTIVVVAIPEGLPLAVTLTLAYSMKRMMADQAMVRKLSACETMGSATVICTDKTGTLTLNQMKVTKFCLGGHDIRQDSIAPNLLQLFYQGVAFNTTGSIYKPKSASAVEYSGSPTEKAILSWAVEDLGMDVEKLKQSYTVLHVETFNSDKKRSGVSLRNDVQNCSYVHWKGAAEMVLAMCSNYYQHTGEMKAMSKEKMSEFENIIQGMAASSLRCIAFACKQIEYEKESSTSNEITLSQKTLTEENLTLLGIVGMKDPCRSGAKKAIESCRFAGVDIKMITGDNIFTAKAIATECGILDPNQHVANGEVVEGIEFRNYTDEERRVKIKKIRVMARSSPLDKLLMVRCLKQAGEVVAVTGDGTNDAPALKEADVGLSMGIQGTEVAKESSDIVILDDNFSSVATVLLWGRCVYNNIQKFIQFQLTVNIAALVINFIAAVSAGDVPLTAVQLLWVNLIMDTLGALALATERPTKELMHRPPVGRTQPLITNIMWRNLLPQALYQISILLILQFRGRQIFQVNQQVKNTLIFNTFVLCQIFNEFNSRNLEKKNVFKGIHRNKLFVGIIAVTIVLQFVMVEFLKKFADTVSLSLGQWGICVVIAAVTWPIGWLMKFVPVTDKPFLDYLNLF, from the exons ATGTCGAGCAAACTGAAATATTCCTCCAAGGCTGCTTACTATGGTAGTGGAATTCAGTCAGTGCTGCTGGCTATCAGCACTTCCCCTCTCACCAAATCTCAGAGGAAATGGAGGGTTGCTTGCATTGTCATATACGTGTCCTTGTCCATGGCCAAACGCGTTGTTTCGCGTAAGGGGAAGAAGCTCAGCACccctcttcttcctcctcctcacaCTAGTATCCTTGAAATCAAGGCTGTTCTTGATGATGTTGAAGATGGTCAAGTGATGGATCAGAAAAGGCTTGCAGAAATGGTCAAGGCCAAGAAGCTGGACGGCTTTGGCGGCATTGCAGCCATAGCCAAGCTTCTTGCGACCAACACAGAGAGCGGCATCAATGGAGACGAGGAGGAGTTGACGAGGCGTCGTGTGGCCTTCGGGTCCAACACGTACGAGAGGGCGAAGCCCAAGGGGCTCATCCATTTCGTGGTGGAGGCGTTTAGGGACACCACCATTCTCATCTTACTGGCCTGCGCAGCTCTCTCGCTGGCCTTTGGCATCCGTGAGCACGGCGGCAAGGAGGGGTGGTACGAGGGCGGGAGCATCTTCGTGGCCGTGTTCCTGGTGGTGGCAGTCTCCGCAGCCAGCAACTTCCGGCAGGAGAGGCAGTTCGACAAGCTGTCCAAGATCAGCAACAACATCAAGATTGGTGTGGTGAGGCAGGGGAGGAGGCAGCACGTGTCCATCTTCGATGCCGTGGTTGGCGATGTGGTGTTCCTCAACACCGGCGATCAGGTCCCCGCGGACGGGGTGTTCGTGGACGGGCACTCGTTCCAGGTGGACGAGTCGAGCATGACGGGGGAGAGCGAGCACGTGGAGGTGGACTCAAGGCGAAACCCCTTCCTGCTGTCCGGATCCAAGGTTGCCGATGGATATGGTAAGATGGTGGTGGTGTCGGTGGGGATGGACACCGCGTGGGGCGAGATGATGAGCTCCATAACGCGCGATTCCAACGAGCAGACGCCGCTCCAGGAGCGCCTCAACAGGCTCACCTCCACCATTGGGAAGCTCGGCCTTGCAGTCGCCTTCTTCGTGCTCCTCGTCATGCTCGTCCGTTACTTCACGGGAAACACGCAGGATGAGAATGGCCGCAAGGAGTTCAATGGAGTCGACACGGACTTGAACGACAACTTCAACTCCGTTTTGAGGATCGTCTCAGCTGCAGTCACCATTGTGGTGGTGGCCATACCGGAGGGGCTGCCGTTGGCAGTCACACTCACACTTGCTTACTCCATGAAACGGATGATGGCGGATCAAGCAATGGTCAGGAAACTCTCTGCTTGTGAGACCATGGGATCAGCAACAGTCATCTGCACAGACAAAACTGGGACTTTGACACTCAATCAGATGAAGGTCACCAAATTCTGCCTAGGAGGCCACGATATTCGGCAAGATTCCATCGCCCCAAatcttcttcagctcttctaTCAAGGAGTTGCTTTCAACACTACTG GCAGCATATATAAGCCTAAATCAGCAAGTGCTGTTGAGTATTCCGGCAGTCCAACTGAGAAGGCTATCCTCTCTTGGGCTGTTGAAGATTTGGGCATGGATGTTGAGAAGCTGAAGCAGAGCTACACAGTGCTCCACGTCGAGACCTTCAACTCAGACAAGAAACGGAGCGGGGTTTCACTGAGGAACGACGTCCAAAACTGCAGCTACGTGCATTGGAAAGGAGCTGCAGAGATGGTGTTAGCAATGTGTTCGAATTACTACCAACACACGGGAGAAATGAAGGCCATGAGCAAGGAGAAGATGAGCGAATTCGAGAATATCATACAAGGAATGGCAGCAAGCAGCCTCAGATGTATTGCATTTGCTTGCAAGCAAATAGAATATGAAAAAGAATCATCCACATCGAATGAAATCACTCTCTCCCAAAAAACTCTAACCGAAGAAAATCTAACACTGCTTGGCATAGTTGGGATGAAGGATCCATGCAGAAGTGGTGCAAAGAAGGCGATTGAATCCTGCAGATTTGCAGGAGTGGACATCAAGATGATAACCGGGGACAACATATTCACGGCCAAGGCCATAGCCACGGAATGTGGGATACTCGACCCAAACCAGCACGTTGCAAACGGGGAAGTAGTGGAAGGCATTGAGTTCAGAAACTACACAGACGAAGAGAGAAGGGTGAAGATCAAGAAGATCCGAGTAATGGCAAGATCCTCCCCTCTGGACAAGCTTCTGATGGTGAGGTGCCTGAAACAAGCAGGGGAGGTGGTGGCAGTGACGGGAGATGGAACAAACGACGCCCCTGCATTGAAGGAAGCCGATGTAGGGCTATCAATGGGGATCCAAGGCACGGAGGTGGCCAAGGAGAGCTCAGACATTGTGATCCTAGACGACAACTTCTCCTCAGTGGCCACGGTGTTGCTGTGGGGGCGGTGCGTCTACAACAACATACAGAAGTTCATCCAGTTCCAGCTGACGGTGAACATTGCAGCATTAGTCATCAACTTCATAGCTGCAGTCTCAGCAGGGGATGTGCCCCTCACTGCTGTGCAGCTGCTGTGGGTTAACCTCATCATGGACACCTTGGGCGCTCTCGCCTTGGCCACGGAGCGCCCCACAAAGGAGCTCATGCACCGGCCCCCCGTGGGCCGCACTCAGCCCCTCATCACTAACATCATGTGGAGGAACCTGCTGCCTCAGGCCCTCTACCAGATATCCATTCTCTTGATCTTGCAGTTCAGAGGCAGGCAGATCTTCCAGGTAAATCAGCAGGTAAAGAACACTCTCATATTCAATACTTTTGTGCTTTGCCAGATTTTCAATGAGTTTAACTCGAGGaatttggagaagaagaatgtGTTTAAAGGGATTCATAGGAATAAGCTGTTTGTTGGGATCATTGCTGTCACTATTGTGCTGCAGTTTGTGATGGTGGAATTCCtcaagaagtttgctgatacAGTTAGTTTGAGTTTGGGGCAATGGGGGATTTGTGTTGTCATTGCAGCTGTCACATGGCCTATTGGTTGGCTCATGAAGTTTGTGCCTGTCACAGACAAACCATTCCTAGATTACTTAAACTTGTTTTAG